The genomic stretch TATATGTCATTCCACTGGGGATTTTTCGCAACTATCAGATTTATTTTTTTGGCTCTTGAGCCTCCCTTTATCTGTTTCTCTCTCCTTATAGCAACTGAGATATCGTTTGTAGATTCAAAATAAACTAATTTGGTTAATCTATATCGATAACAAAATGATCGCTTCACGTCTAATCTATTTCTATGATGATATACTCTTTTTAACAAATCTGACGTCACACCAACATATAATACACTATTAATTTTGTTGGTCATTATATAAACATATCCGTACTTCATTATTATTCAAAGATACTTATATATAATGTTGTATAAAATAATCATACTATGAGATTGTTCCAATGGAGTCTCTTCGACGCTTCGTCGCTCCGCTCCTCGCAATTACATTTATATTTCTTTTATGATAACATTTTTAGAATTCGTGCTAACACATGCGTCATTGCGAGTCCGCCAGCCGGCGGACGAAGCAATCTCTTAGTTTAACATTTCTTTAATTTTTGAGATTGCTTCGTCGCTCCGCTCCTCGCAATGACACAT from Candidatus Neomarinimicrobiota bacterium encodes the following:
- a CDS encoding GIY-YIG nuclease family protein: MKYGYVYIMTNKINSVLYVGVTSDLLKRVYHHRNRLDVKRSFCYRYRLTKLVYFESTNDISVAIRREKQIKGGSRAKKINLIVAKNPQWNDIYEILI